The following DNA comes from Serinus canaria isolate serCan28SL12 chromosome 1A, serCan2020, whole genome shotgun sequence.
AATGACTAAAACTGAATATGATTATTGTTAAATCCATCAGACGAGAGAAGAACGGAAAATGGAAGCTATCCTGCAAGCTTTTGCCAGActagaaaaaagagaaaaaagaagagaacaggCTTTGGAAAGAATCAGCACAGCAAAAACGGAGGTTAAATCAGAATGCAAGGAAGCACAGATTCTCAATGATGCTGAATTTATTCAGGTAGTTATCTGGGGCTTTATTTTAAAGCTAGCTTTTAACATTGCATATTTTATCAGTTTGGATGGCAAGCTGCATGTTAAgatgtatgatttttttttttctctgaactcAAATACACGTAACCAAAATGTTCTTTTACATTACATTTTATtatcctgaatttttttccGGATAAGATACATAGAGAATTctttaatgaagaattttagTTACGTGAATTTATGCAAacgtacacacacacacacatacccTCTGTGTAATTCAGTCTGTCTTTGAAGTTCAGGATAGAACATTTATCAGTGTTGACTTTAGCCACAGGAGGTGACTGTTCTTGGGCACCCTCTGTAACCAATGGAgagccatttttttcttcactgggTTTTTCAGGAACACATAGTAATATAatctttgttattttaaaggaaatgagTTAGTAAagtctgggggtttttttctgtgttcttgcagatgatatttaatgttttataaaCAGTTTTTAACTCTTAGCGGATTCTTCTTTGTTTGCAAATACTCATATAACGATTCTCAATCTAGGTTGTTTCCCTGAGCTATGTGTGTCAGCATTCTCTTAAGACAAAGCTAAACACCTAGTAAACTATGAATTGCCAAAGGAATATTGGACTGAAAGACATCATGATATAAGCAGTTGATTTCTAGCTTATGGATGAATGGATGTCAGTTCTTACACAGATCTGTCATGATCTGACTGGTGATGGGTGTGTGTGAACACTGCTGATGATACAGCACGTGCTTGGGAGGAAACTACAGGAAATCCTGTCATTTGCCTTCAAGAAGGAGAGAATTATTGTCGTTCTGACATCAAAAATGAGATTAAGACTTATTCTGTAAAAGAAGAGGGAacagacttctttttttcccctaagaaAAATAAGTAGCTCTAAACGTGTATGGGATCTGTTTACTTGACTTTTGTCTTGTCCCAGGAACCGGCAAAAGAAGAAACTGCCACCAAGCCCACCCCAGCCAAAGTTAATAGAACtaaacagaggaaaagcttCTCCCGGAGTAGAACTCACATCGGACAGCAGCGCAGGCGGCACAGGACTGTCAGCATGTGTTCAGATATCCAGCCCTCCTCTCCTGATGTGGAAGTAACTTCACAGCATAACGAAACTGAGAATGCAGCACTGGTAGCTGAGCCTGAAACAGAAACTGTTGTTACAGAAATGGTTACTGAAACAGAAGCTCCAGCACTTAGTAAATGCCCTACAAAGTATCCAAAAACAAAGAAGGTAAGTTTCTTGATGGACGAGGAAAATATAGACCtcaacagaatttttaaaaaattataggCTGCTTCATCAGTGTGCAACTGTATGTAtgggttgtttttaaaatgtttactCATTTCTTGAAAAATCACCATTGTAGTCACTCACTGGTACTAGATCAAAATGTGTGTAACATTGTGTGGTGGAAGTTAGCTTGGATTTAAGACACTTCCAAAATACATCTTCAGAGCAATTTtggaacaaaatgttttctcaatGAGCTTTCTAAATTGATTGAAATAATATACATAGCCAAAATATAATTAAAGCTGAATTGAAAGAAAAACCCGAGGAAATAAAAGTtgcctttcttcctttgttCACTATATGCTTCAGATAGCAAACAGTAATCTCCAGGGAACTCACTAACTCCTAGTACTTCTCAGATGTCTGTTCTGAAGTCAGTGAATCTAAACACCCCAAGTGTGTATGTGCATGGAGGGAAAATTCTTTAATCttaaatgctttgcttttgaatttctttCCGTTAGACTGCATTGCAAAAAAGTTGTACGAAATGGTACAATATTAAAAGGCAATCAGAAATCTTAAATCTGCAAGCGCAGCTAAAGCAGTACAGCTTTCTGCTTTAAACTTCACAGAATGCATTTAGAAGTATTTGTAGTGTGATTTACAAGAAGTCCTGAAAATTTTAATCAGTAGAGGAAAAGGTGGTGGGCGGAAGTCCTAGATCAAAATTTcttgtcaaaagaaaaataacatttttaagaTGATTTTCTGTCTTAAACCCCCAAACATAATTTAGATTGGCTTTTTCCAAAAGGTACCTGAGTCATTCTGTAACATTGTTTATTTGCATCACTGTTACATTCTTGTGGTGGGGAAcacttcttcctttcttgcCTGTTGCATAGcagaaaagaagacagaaatgtttaatactctgaaacagcaaaaaagtGCAGTAAAATTCAGGCTTCAGGTATCAGTGAAATGTCTCTGCATTGCATCCAGTGTACCCTAAGTGCAGAGAAGgtcttgctttaaaaattattaaaataaaaatgggtttttaaaagataaaataaaatgtattttgataATTTGTGTTAAAGTCTTAATATCATACTAATAATATTTAATGTTGCATGCCCTTAATTTTGAATCAGTGTAAAATCTAGGAGGTTAGTTTATCTGttaataaaaactaaaatctactggcatatttttttaaaaacactgaactAGCTAGGAAAGACTAGCCTTTTTAGACCAGTGTGTCTTTGTGTTAAATTACACCACATTTACTGCTACAGTTAAAGAGTGTTGAAGGCAGCTGCCTGACATGTTGACTGAGGCGCAGTCCTGACAGTATGGAAATCTGATGAGCAGCTTCTTTAACTTTGCTCTGTTAGCTGTTTCTCCTCAGCCTGGATACTCAGGCACAAATctaaattttgttttagaatTCTGTTACTAAATTGACATCCTAAATACTGTTGATCTGGGCACTTGTATTGTAATGTTCAGTGAgaattaaatgcaaaagaaCTAAGTGTAGTttactgcaaaagaaaataactaaaCAACCCTGCCCCTCCCCCAAACTCATGTGTAAGCAAATCTGTACTGATTTCTTATGCTGTTCCCATGATTTCACTAAAACTGAGCTTGTTCTTACCAGGTATTCTTAAACTTGGAGCCTGGTAACAAACTGTATCTGGTTTGTGCAGTAGTTAACTAGGTGAATAATTGAACTAAACACTTCTAAAAAGCCACTGGTAAACACACTCATaaaacactaattttttttttttcctctctctctgtttaGCACTTGGTTAGTGAATGGTTAAGTGAAAAGAGTGATAAAGCCGGGAAGCCTACAGACACTCTACCAGAAAGGCCTCTACGCATAACCACGGACCCTGAAGTTCTGGCTACCCAGCTGAATTCTTTGCCTGGTCTCACTTACAGTCCACACGTGTATTCAACTCCAAAGCACTATATCCGTTTTACTTCTCCATTCCtttcagaaaagagaaggaaaaaagaacctGTGGAAAACATTACTGGCTCTTGTAAGAAGGTAATGCTTCCTTTTGTTACAGTGTTCGATCCCATATTAATTAAAAAGAGGTCTTTATTTACTAGCATAAATTCAGGCAGAAAAAGGCTGTTTAACAACTGAGTCATGCtacacattttgaaatgtttatcATTGAAGTTTTAAGTTGGTAATTAgaacttctttgttttttacagCGTTGGTTGAAGCAGgctttggaagaagaaaactcAACAACGATTGATAGATTTAATTCACCATCACAAGAGAGATCTAGAAGTCCAGCCATCAATGGTGAACATAAAAGTCCTTTATTACTGAACGACAGCTGTTCCTTGACAGGTGTGAAGCTTTTGTAAATACACTACATAAGAGCTATGATCAAGTAGCTGATTGTGGAGCACTGTGTTTTTAAATTGATGACTTGATGAAAATTCCAGGGGTATCTGCATGTTTTCCTGAtactttctttgaaagaaatgcTTAGTTGCATAGTGCCTGGgagtttttccccctttaatgTACAATAGATAAGAAACCATTATGTATCCTAGCATTTACAGTCAACAAAAGATTAATGGTTTTGGTATTAGTATGAAGAGGTCAGgttataaatttaattttctatgcTTTCTATATACTTAGAATGCCTTTAAACCTCAGTAGACCAATGTAGCACGCAGGGGGAAAAGCTGTGTAATCTTTTAGGTGTAATAGAAAATTGGAGTGCACTAAAACAAGACTTGCTGAACAGACTTAAAAAAGCATCGAAGTTGACTTTGCCTTCTCTGGAGACATAGGCAGTTCTTCCCAGCATCCTAGCACACAGAATTCACTTACTGATGTGTTTGTAGGCTGTTAAgagtttatttttcaggaagCCTGTAGGCTGTTAAAAGTTCATCTATCAGCAAGCCTGCccttcagagatttttttgatCTTAGAattctttaatttcaaattcGCAATTTCATTACTTAAAGTACTTAAACAAGTATGATTGTTATGTCTAGAAATCATGTaacttttttctaattttaataCAGATTTAACCACACCACTAAAAAAACGAAGACTGTATCAGCTGTTGGAGTCTGCTTTCTCAGAAACCTCCACACCTACTCCTTCTCCCTATGCCACACCAACCCATGCTGACATCACTGCCTCCGAGCCATCATTGTTTGCTACTCCTCCCAGGGTGAAAACAGAAGATGAAGCTTGTCGAAATGGTTACAAACCCATCTATTCACCAGTTACTCCTGTAACTCCATGTATACATGGAAATACCATGCACTTTGAGGTGAGATTTATAATGAATTTTTGAGCATTCAGAGAAAGTGTTCAGACATTGCAGTATAAATCAGTATTTTGTACTCCTGCTACAAAATGAGGGGGAGGTATTTCTCTAGGCTGAAAAATTGACTTGcaatttcttcttgtttatTTAGAATATTTCCTCACCTGACAGTTccccagaaataaaaaggagagcTTACAGTCAAGAGGTAAGGAAATTAGCAAAACCTGCAAATGTATCATTGCAAGTTCCTGAGAATTTGAAGGCTTTACTTGCTTACTCCTTCATATTTCCACTTTACCtgttatattttctattttaaactgGTTTCTCTCTGTATCACTTAAAAATTGTGATTTGGATCAGGATCACCATCTGTAATGGAAAGGAGTAACTACTgcaatttatttgtaaatagGAACAGAGAGAGAACACTTTGCTTTCCAGACTGTAGTTAGATTCAGATGAATATTTCTCCTTACTACCAGCATTTCTTAATTGTTTCTGTTGATCCCAGTTATGCTCAAAGTGAAAAAACGGAGCAGAAGGTTATTAAGTCAGCATAGGTGGTGGATTAGTTGAAGAGCAAGTGCTGTTGGAATATGTCTGGGTATTCCTAGCCTGCAGGGGGCATGTGTCCTGCCATGGAGCTTCATCCTAAAATTCAGAAGTGTCTTGGAAaaacttctccttccttctccttcttggAAATAGACATAAATATGTCAAAATAGGTGTTTTGACACTGAGGAGGATTGCTTTTATGTTGAAGCAAGTGCTTTCTTGCTTCCTGGCCTGGGACTTGCTCCTTTTGAAGCTCTTGCCCTTCCTCTGCCAGTCATAAATAAAACCTGGCacttaatgtttatttttactttggttaatgtacattttattaaaatgctttaCCATAATATGTGGAAATAGTAGAACTAAGAGTCTGGCTGTAGAATTGTTTCTTAAAAATGGATAAATTTGTGCTACTAGAAGGCCTTTAATCCCATTTGAAGGCACATCTGAATGTCAAATAGGTTTGCTGGAGTGTGAAAAAATAGTTacatgttttttcttcatgtagGGTTATGACAGAGCATCGATTCTAGCACTGAATTCCTTCAGAAATTCCAACCTGACAGAAATGGGCCTGCAAGAAATAAAGACTATTGGATATTCTAGTCCAAGGAATAGGACTGATGTCACACGGCAGTGCACTGGAGAAATGGAATCTGTGTCAGACCTCCAGCTGGGACTCGAAGTAATTGAGCAAAGTGCACTGCATAAAAACCTGGAAGCCCCCACACATGATAGGACTGATTCAAACAGCCAATTAGAAACTGCTCATTGTGGACGGGGCACAATTTATTCTTCCTGGGTAAAAAGTCCTGACAGGACAGGTGTAAATTTCTCAATGAATTCTAATTTGAGGGACTTGACCCCTTCACATCAGTTGGAGGTAGGAGGTGGATTCAGAATAAACGAGTCAAAGTGCCTGATTCAAGACGATGCAAGAGGCATGTTCATGGAAGCATCTGTTTTTTGTACTTCAGAAGATGGAATTGCACCTGGCTTTGGAAGGACTGTCAATAACGACAATTTGATGGATGGAAATTGCACACCCCAGAACCctccacaaaagaaaaaggttatACATTTAAGAATCATTTGGTCTGTCTTCCATTGTCTGCTAATGATGTTTCTATAACAGAAAGAACCCCAATGTAATAAAAACCAACTCATATTTACATACTACGGTGTAGTAGATATTCAGGAGAAGTAATGATGGGCAAAGAGCAAAGCTGCATAAAACTAttagtaaatttattttttcatcgTAAAAGATACAAATTCTATTTCATATGAATGAATTGCCCaataaataattgcttttcaGGTTTGAAAATGGTTGCTTATGCTGCCTGGTGTTACAGTACTCTTATGCAGAATATATGCTAGCATCATAGAGACCACATACTGTGAACATCTGTTATGAATTACTGCAAGAAGTTGCAAGAATAGATTTACGTTACTCAGACTTGAAAGTTAAAACTGTACGAAAATCCTTAGttccaagaaatatttttcttggcttaattgggtttttttggttttttggttgtgggttttgggttttttttttgttttttcgtttttggttggttttttttttgtttttttttttttgtttgttttttgtttgaaaaataagcTCAATCTAAATTTGCTACTCTCGTGGAACAGTTGTTGTAGTTAAGTGAGGTTGTCATGGGTAGCTCAAACCAGGATTGCAGGTTACTTTGTGTAATTCTTAGACTGCATTGTACTGTCAGGTTGACTCCCTTTGCAGAAAGAATGACAAAGATGAAAGGCAGTGGTCTCCAGTGTACCAGCTTGCCTGTTCTGGCTCATCACAGACTCTAGtaatatttcttatttcaaaggtgtgattaattttctttacagaacTAGTGATGAGGAGGGTGGGGTTTTCTGCATGTGTACATGCCTGCACACtggggtttggtgttttttggttaCGTTGCAGCCCCTTGTagattcctgctgctctggggcagcctgcTGTAGAGCACTGAGGAGTCTTCCTTCAGTAGTTCTTCATCAGAACTGGATTTTTGTTTACTTGCTTCAAGCTGAGACATAAATGGAACAATATTGTAGGAGCTCTGATCTTACCTGGTCACAGCCCTGAGAATTTGATAGATTGTGTGTATGTTACTGTAGCCCTGCTATTTTGGCatatatgaaaagaaaacataaactAAAATTCCTGTAACTTGACagtcttctttttctgaaggcTAAATTAGACTTCACAAATCCCAGCAGCACTTAGTATTTCAGTAACCCTCCCCACATCCCTTGCTGGCAAGGATTGTTTCAGGTTGTTACTGCTGAGAGTTTACGCAACGCTAATCCTTCACTAAAGAAAGGTATGGCTGCCCCCTTCACCCCCCAGTTCCAGGATTCCTGTCTAAAAGTCTCAGTTTGAAGAAACAGCCAGAGCAAATTGCATCTGTACCCCGAAAGAGAAGGGGGTTTAGGATTTCTGAGGACACACAAAAATTTGAAACCTTAGACAGTATAAAAAGAGAGGTGGTGGGCTAGATCCCACCTAAGGTGAAAGGTGAGAATTCAGGAATTTTGTAGGAGACTCATAAAAGCCTTTTCCCTACCGTCATGTAAGACAGCAGTATCCTTAGGAAGGTGTTTGTAGGATGTTTTTGcatatttctgtggttttgtggaCACTTGCTCCTGTTTTCTCTTACTATTGCACAAGTCTTTTATCAATAGAGACCTGTACATTGTGGCCACACTACATGGGTTTCTTAACATTTAAGCTTTCTTTAAAGCAGTATTCTTTAGGGGGTCACTGTCACATGATATGgaaataatacaaaattatttgaaagtGAGATCAGTTCTTAACCTGAACTTTTTTATGCAAAATCAGTGgtttttcactgatttttttcccctgacataTGGATGGGTCTCAGATAGATCTGTTTGAAcgcaaacaaacaaaaccccttaggactggaaacagcagctgctttggtttttctctctgttttgaAACATATGTCCAGTTTTATTGCGGATTAAGCTAgttaaacattaattttttcattattgcaCTTTAGTTTGTTGGTTCAGATGTTGTCTAGTTCAGAGCAGGATGTTGATAACTAGAAGAAAATTTATAGacattaaatgtaatttttaccAAACTAGTGTAGTTACTGAATAAAGTAGGTCTGAAGGTTAATATTTCAGCTTTGTAATTCAAATCCTGAAGATTCATGGTGAAAACATTTGAGCAGgtaattttttcactgaaggcAATTTACTAACCACCAAAACTGGTTTTTGGTGGTTAGATCGAACTTTGGTGTAGTGATTGTATATGCATAATACATTAAATAGGAACCAAGTGTCATTTTTTTTAGTAAGAGTTAGcttaaaaatatgttcttaaTCAGTCTGTCTTCAAGGGCAGTAAAGACAAATTCAGAATAAATGGGAAAAGTAAGTTGCAAATTCAGGATGTTAAAAAAAGGCATGAAGATGCCTTAGAAGAGCTTAGTGAATCCTTTGATATATGATGCAGAAGAGTAGTGGGTTCTCATTCCAGGGAGTCAGTCTGAGACCTGGATGTGACATCTCTTGAAATTAGCTTTACTAGATCAGTGTAATAGTAAAATTCTGCAGTTTCAGGAGAAACTGTACAGCCAACAGAATGACTTCAGCAGTGGACCTTTTGCTGATCTGTGTCATCTGCTTCTTCTCTGAGGCAGAACAACACATAATACTTCTCTTGgcagaagcattttttaatatcaCCTTTACAGTTGGTAATAGCTCAGTACTTTGTAAATTCCACTGCAGCTGTGGTGAAATatcttgaattaatttttccttttttttttgaaccaGTTACATGGTATGTATAACTGAAATATATAGTGCATGTAATAGAAactgtgagaaagaaaatgaacaaaacttcttttctaatgtttgtttgtgggttgttttttctccttaggTGTCCTTGTTAGAATACCGTAAGAGGCAGCGTGAAGCTCGAAAAAGTGGCTCAAAGACAGACAGCTTCCCCCTGGTTACTGTATCTCCTCATGCTGCTGGTGGAGGAAATACAAGTAGCAATAATGGTGCTACTGATGGGTATAACAACAGTGGTGAAAATGGGGAGCAAACTGATAACACTGCAAGCCTGCCTTTACCACTGCCAACTACTGTTTATAATGCAGCTCCAGAAGACACTGGCAACAACTGTGCAGTTAAGGAATCTTCCTCCAGTGAGAAGAGTGAACCAGAAGTTCAGTGGTAAGCCACAAAACTACAGGATTCAAGTTTAATTTGGAATAATTATTTATATGAATCTAAGTCTTTGGTAtttgaaatctgtttttcattaaGACTGCTGTTGCAGGTTACTGACTGGAAGCTTTTCTTCCAGCTTACTGAAGAGTTGTCTTACCTTTTATCTCAGAAATACAGCAGACATCTCATAATAATTCAATTACGAGAAGAATTACCCAGAAGATacttattaaattattttaatatatcttCTAATGGCAAAATAGATATTGGTTTGAGCATTTCTGTCCTTGTATTTCTACTGCTTTGTCTGTGAGATGAAGAGAAATCTTCATGTTAAATCTGAAAGCCTTTCCAAAAAGTACTGTAGGGCATAAGGTgcaacaggagaaaaatctaTGCTGATTAGCAAAGGCTTCTGGAAGTCCTTAGGAGGTTTGGTTTTTAATCATGGCTAGGACATGTGCGGGATGTTTGCTGTTGCCTAATTGCCCTGTGAGGGGCTGAatgcagcctggccagcagctcctgctcaggtgGGATCATGTGGTGACATAGCATTGTTGGTGTTTGCTCAGTGGTTCCCTTGTTTGCAGACCACATGGGCAGTGTGTGCAATGCCAGATGCTCCAAACAATCCCAGATCCTGAGGAGAGGTAGAGTGTAGATGGGGAGAATATGGAGTGACTTCAGTCTGTGTAAAACACTGCACAGTTTTTTCACTGAGTTTTGgtagctttaaaataaatggtcAACTGTGGTGACACTGTCTCCAAAAGATTAGTAGTGCAAAATAAATCCTGCTGATGTTCTTTATACTGTACTGATGGTGTAACTGTAGTAAGGATGAACTATGGGCTTAGGAGTTGAACATCCTTCCACTCAGATACTCCAGCTATTCCAGAGAAGAAGATTTTGTAAAGCCAGTTGACAGGAGAACATAAGTGCAGTCTTCAGTGTTCCACTGAAAAGTGGCTGTTAAGTTCACTGTGCAGAATTTACTGCCCTAAATTGTAGAAACAGGCTGCCCTAAATTGTAGAAACATTCTTCAATTCACTACTTAGAttttgcagagcagcaccaaggcTTATTCTAGTGCAGCAGTACTGTAAAGTGATGCCATATATCCCTGCcagaaaggaaaatagtttTGTGGAGTGCTGTCACTTACGATGTTCTTGGTCAGGTTGTGATTGAGAGAGGTAATGGATTATAAGAGAGATGTGACTGTCACTGCATACCCACTCTCTCGCAATTCAAGTTTAGAAGTTCAAATGGAGATTTGTAGTGGTACACATTTTACAGCTGTGCATCCGTTATTAAAGGGCAGAGTCTTAACAACAACCAGACAAGATGACTACTTCCAATTCTGGATAAAGACAGTTTTCTGCAAATTGAGACTATGAACAAGTAACCGtgacctttattttttttcacttttcagttGCTTAGACAAAAACCCACAGATCTACAGATACTTCCTTAATAAGAGAAAATACCAGTTTTTTAATGTAACATGGTTGCAGGAAATTACTGTATTTAAAGTGGGAGAAAATAGATAAAAACCACTTAAGTAATAAATATTCCTTATGCACAACCAGTTATTTGGTTGTTACATGTAGCCAACACTGTAGACTTTCTCTGACTCAGTATTTGCATATACCTTGTCCTGAATTTGGACCATGGGAGTACATCCTCATAAATTTAAAATGGCCTTCTCTTGCAGGACTGCATCAACCTCTGTGGAACAAGTGAGAGAACGAAGTTATCAGAGAGCTTTACTTCTCAGTGATCATAGGAAAGACAAGGACAGTGGTGAGTTGACTTATTGTTTTGAAGATACATAAGTCTAACCAGTTCCCCGTGGTAATCTGTAATAATTCTAATACTGTGTTTGGGTCTGCTTCATCTGTAGGGGGAGAATCACCTTGTAGGCCATGCTCACCGTCTCATGTTCAGTCTCCATCTCATTCAAATCTCATTTCCCAGTTGCAGCTTAAGGCCCCttctttcactgaaattatGAAAGGTCAGTAAGCAGATGACCTTGTATGACACTTGACATATTCAATGGTCTAAAAACAGCTTTAATAGCTCTTTTAAAGTCAAATATAAAGTGCTTAGTGATTTCTGCAAAAGATTTGATTTTCTCACTTTGATATTTAtgtctgctttatttctgtagAACCTGATTCTGAAAATCCAGAGCCAACTTCTGAATGTCCGTCCCCAGATACTTCACAAAGGACTTGTAAGAGTCCATCAAAAGCAAGCAAGGTAATGCAAGGTGTTTGCACAATATGCATAGGAATAGCTCCATCCGTCTCTGATTcacctttaaaaatgttaattgtAGCATTTACTACTTTGGTGACATATACACATCTTCATCTATCTGTGCAGCAATTTAACATAGGTACacatttgcaaaaatatttgtccATATACACTAAAAAGTGGGTTTATATGCTGTGCTTTTGGTAGGTGTACATGTTTATGGATGAGAGAAGAGATTTGTATCAGTGCTGTTCTGAGGTGTGAATGCTGAAGAACTGGCACTCAGAACCAACAGCAGTGATGTGACTTACCCTTAAGAGGACGTTGCTCTTGCTCTGCAAGGGTTTGGTATTGTTTTGCAGTCAGGGCTCTGATGATATGGAGAAGGATGTTGAGTAGTGAAGTGATTCAGGTTGTCTTATTTAGTCTGTTTGCTTTCACTACCCCAGCTTTCAAATGTTAAGTCACTCTATAAATTGCTTTATTCCTGTAAGTGGTCTTCTCTGGAATTACTTCTTTCAGATTCAGAAATCTAAAACTTTTAACAAAGAATGGATTCAGACTTTGACCTAATGGATCATATTTCTGTTACaactttaaaatacactttagTAGTCTTTGACTGGGAGGAATTATTGATATATACTTGATAAAAATAGTACCTTCTCAAGCTTACTCTGTTACTGATGTTTTTCTCACATCAAATATATATCCTGCATCTCAGCACTTCTTTTCAGTCTGGGGAGGAGAGTGTTCTGAGatgttctttttgtttattgCATGCATGGTTGAATATTTCAAACATCGAGCACTGACTGCCTTTCTTTCCATTCCAGCCCTCTTCACCGAGTCCTGTACTTTCAGCACAGCCACTTGGGAAAACACCCACAAAACCAGATTCGCACTGGGAAACTGCAGCTAATGCACCCGAGACTGAAAATGCGAATCATCCAAaatctgagctgcagcagaaacagctgaCAAACAACGTCCAAGCACTTTCAAAAACTCATCCATCTCAGTCACATCTGcgcagctctgctgagcaacTTTCACATTCACAGAAGTTGCCTTCCGCACCTTTGAAGTTGCATTGCCCCCCTTCGCCTCACGTAGAAAATCCCCCCAAGTCTTCTACCCCTCATGCGCCTGTGCAGCACGGTTACCTTTCACCAAAGCCTCACTCACAGCAGCTGGGATCTCCATACAGACCTCATCATCCACAGTCACCTCAAGTTGGAACACCCCAGAGAGAAACACACAGGAACTTCTACCCGGCGGCACAGACCCTCCAGCCCAATAATCAGGCGCAGGCTAGCGGCCCCCTCTTCACGCAGACAACATCAGGACAATCTTCAGCTTCCTACAGCCAGTTTAACCAACAAAATTTGAACAGCAACGCGCCacctcccccaccccctccaCCCCCT
Coding sequences within:
- the KMT2E gene encoding inactive histone-lysine N-methyltransferase 2E isoform X1, which produces MSIVIPLGVDTADTSYLEMAAGSEPESVEASPVVVEKSNSYPHQLYTSGSHSHSYIGLPYADHNYGARPPPTPPASPPPSVLISKNEVGIFTTPNFDETSSATTISTSEDGSYGTDITRCICGFTHDDGYMICCDKCSVWQHIDCMGIDRQHIPDIYLCERCQPRSLDKERAVLLQRRKRENMSDGDTSATESGDEVPVELYTAYQHTPTTITLTATRVTKVNDKKRKKSGEKEQNIAKCKKAFREGSRKSSRVKGTAPEIDPTDSSNFGWETKIKAWMDRYEEANNNQYSEGVQREAQKIALRLGNGNDKKEVSTSNLIFKPPVESYVQKNKKILKAAKDLPPDALIIEYRGKFMLREQFEANGYFFKRPYPFVLFYSKFHGLEMCVDARTFGNEARFIRRSCTPNAEVRHVIEDGTIHLYIYSIHNIPKGAEITIAFDFDYGNCKYKVDCACLKENPECPVLRRSEPTENINTGYETRRKKGKKEKDVSREKETQNQNITLDCEGAATKIKIADNKQRKLSPLRLSISNNQEPDFIDDIEEKTPISNEVEMESEEQIAERKRKMTREERKMEAILQAFARLEKREKRREQALERISTAKTEVKSECKEAQILNDAEFIQEPAKEETATKPTPAKVNRTKQRKSFSRSRTHIGQQRRRHRTVSMCSDIQPSSPDVEVTSQHNETENAALVAEPETETVVTEMVTETEAPALSKCPTKYPKTKKHLVSEWLSEKSDKAGKPTDTLPERPLRITTDPEVLATQLNSLPGLTYSPHVYSTPKHYIRFTSPFLSEKRRKKEPVENITGSCKKRWLKQALEEENSTTIDRFNSPSQERSRSPAINGEHKSPLLLNDSCSLTDLTTPLKKRRLYQLLESAFSETSTPTPSPYATPTHADITASEPSLFATPPRVKTEDEACRNGYKPIYSPVTPVTPCIHGNTMHFENISSPDSSPEIKRRAYSQEGYDRASILALNSFRNSNLTEMGLQEIKTIGYSSPRNRTDVTRQCTGEMESVSDLQLGLEVIEQSALHKNLEAPTHDRTDSNSQLETAHCGRGTIYSSWVKSPDRTGVNFSMNSNLRDLTPSHQLEVGGGFRINESKCLIQDDARGMFMEASVFCTSEDGIAPGFGRTVNNDNLMDGNCTPQNPPQKKKVSLLEYRKRQREARKSGSKTDSFPLVTVSPHAAGGGNTSSNNGATDGYNNSGENGEQTDNTASLPLPLPTTVYNAAPEDTGNNCAVKESSSSEKSEPEVQWTASTSVEQVRERSYQRALLLSDHRKDKDSGGESPCRPCSPSHVQSPSHSNLISQLQLKAPSFTEIMKEPDSENPEPTSECPSPDTSQRTCKSPSKASKPSSPSPVLSAQPLGKTPTKPDSHWETAANAPETENANHPKSELQQKQLTNNVQALSKTHPSQSHLRSSAEQLSHSQKLPSAPLKLHCPPSPHVENPPKSSTPHAPVQHGYLSPKPHSQQLGSPYRPHHPQSPQVGTPQRETHRNFYPAAQTLQPNNQAQASGPLFTQTTSGQSSASYSQFNQQNLNSNAPPPPPPPPPSSTYYQSQQPSGNFQSYSQLKGSIPQQTVFSSGPNQALPGTAGQQTVPGHHVAAGHFLSSQNPSIHHQASASAAPPPPPPPPAPGPHLVQQQSTHQQHSVAHVVGPVHAMAVAPGSHIHSQAAGHHLPPPPPPPGPLPHHQPPHPSSGHQGLQAQHQHVVNSAPPPPPPPPASVMGSGHHPSSAQGLHHPSHQGPPHFPSNAHTSVSSYSSQAPHHTTLGPGPQHQPAGTGPHCPLPGQGPHIPPQGPNSIATPTASGFCPHPGSVTLPHGVQGQQQASPVPGQIPIHRAQVPPTFQNNYHGSGWH